In Carya illinoinensis cultivar Pawnee chromosome 9, C.illinoinensisPawnee_v1, whole genome shotgun sequence, the following are encoded in one genomic region:
- the LOC122275462 gene encoding uncharacterized protein LOC122275462: MSSVCISNCVNDARDPRVPVRATYVNLYKWPESDAEFVRSFSSAEGRRGMHGHPRVVDSISCRQMYLRSYKFSRKETVPEKTQKCFGRVREKMSPGKKRKTQGLKRKCLVWRKVRELSCAALFRIFHRFLSCSASVDVMDG, translated from the coding sequence ATGAGCTCGGTTTGCATATCGAACTGTGTTAACGACGCACGTGACCCTCGTGTTCCCGTCCGGGCCACCTACGTGAACCTCTACAAGTGGCCGGAGTCCGACGCAGAGTTCGTCCGGTCGTTCAGCTCCGCCGAAGGCCGCAGGGGAATGCATGGCCATCCCAGAGTGGTGGACAGTATCTCGTGCAGGCAGATGTATCTGAGAAGCTACAAGTTCTCCAGGAAAGAAACTGTGCCGGAGAAGACGCAGAAATGTTTCGGGAGGGTGAGAGAGAAAATGTCTCCcggaaagaagagaaagactCAGGGGCTTAAAAGGAAGTGTTTGGTTTGGAGGAAAGTTAGGGAATTGTCGTGTGCCGCCTTGTTTAGGATCTTTCACAGGTTTTTGTCTTGCTCTGCTAGTGTAGACGTTATGGATGGATAA